One part of the Candidatus Defluviilinea gracilis genome encodes these proteins:
- the bcp gene encoding thioredoxin-dependent thiol peroxidase has translation MPISAGISAPDFELHDDTNIARKLSEYRGRNVVLYFYPADDTPGCTKEACNFRDDYSAYEQAGIVILGVSPDTVESHVKFKKKFMLPFPLLADEGHRVCDLYQVWGPKKFLGKSYEGVLRTTFLIDGNGMIVKVFEQVRPAQHSAEVLAALAEAP, from the coding sequence ATGCCAATTTCTGCTGGAATCTCCGCCCCCGATTTTGAATTGCATGACGATACGAATATCGCAAGAAAACTGTCCGAGTATCGCGGCAGGAATGTGGTCTTATATTTTTATCCCGCCGATGATACGCCGGGGTGCACAAAGGAAGCCTGCAATTTCCGCGATGATTATTCCGCGTATGAACAAGCGGGCATTGTAATTCTTGGCGTCAGCCCGGATACGGTCGAATCGCATGTGAAGTTCAAGAAAAAATTTATGCTCCCATTCCCGTTATTGGCTGACGAGGGACATCGGGTTTGCGATCTCTATCAAGTTTGGGGACCGAAGAAATTTTTAGGCAAGTCTTATGAGGGCGTATTGAGGACAACTTTTTTGATCGACGGCAACGGAATGATCGTGAAAGTGTTTGAGCAAGTGCGCCCGGCGCAACACAGCGCGGAGGTTCTTGCGGCGTTGGCAGAGGCGCCCTAG
- the coxB gene encoding cytochrome c oxidase subunit II yields MRHFIVVGISTILASVLLYMGLSAAHLMPVAASAQAVPIDWMWNLILIVMSFFFSLIVVPMGYSLIVFRRRRGETGEGAHFEGNTTLELFWTAIPLLIVVSFSVLGARNLAQTLARNPQAPVIKVTGLQWSWRFEYPADPATGLVVVSDQLHIPVGEQVLLRMTSSDVIHSFWVPEFRVKQDLVPGRFTELTITPTEVGSYKVRCAELCGTKHYSMENPVIIQSQAEYDAWLAGELEKAKLAASSPEGFGQLLVQQNGCTACHSLTGGTLVGPTWFGLYGSQVELSNGATVTADDAFITESISNPQAKIVKGFETVQMVQYTFTPDELSAIVAYIKTIK; encoded by the coding sequence ATGCGACATTTCATCGTTGTGGGAATATCAACCATTCTGGCGTCGGTCCTTTTGTACATGGGGCTGAGCGCGGCGCACTTGATGCCTGTGGCGGCAAGCGCGCAGGCGGTTCCGATCGATTGGATGTGGAACCTGATCTTGATCGTGATGTCATTTTTCTTTTCGCTCATTGTGGTGCCAATGGGGTACAGCCTGATCGTGTTCCGCCGCCGGCGCGGTGAAACCGGGGAAGGCGCTCACTTTGAGGGGAATACCACGCTTGAGTTGTTTTGGACGGCGATCCCTTTGTTGATCGTGGTTTCTTTTTCGGTGCTTGGCGCGCGCAATTTAGCCCAAACATTGGCGCGAAACCCGCAGGCTCCTGTTATTAAAGTAACAGGTTTGCAATGGTCGTGGAGGTTTGAGTACCCTGCCGATCCTGCGACCGGTTTGGTTGTGGTTTCCGATCAGTTGCACATACCGGTCGGGGAGCAGGTGTTGTTGCGAATGACCTCCTCGGATGTGATTCATTCCTTCTGGGTTCCTGAATTCCGCGTCAAGCAAGACCTGGTGCCGGGGCGGTTTACGGAATTGACCATCACTCCCACTGAAGTGGGGAGTTACAAGGTGCGTTGCGCCGAGTTGTGCGGCACAAAGCACTATTCCATGGAAAACCCGGTCATTATTCAATCGCAAGCAGAGTATGATGCTTGGTTGGCGGGTGAATTGGAAAAAGCGAAACTCGCCGCCTCTTCGCCGGAGGGATTCGGGCAGTTGCTCGTTCAGCAAAACGGTTGCACGGCTTGCCACTCGCTTACCGGGGGAACGTTGGTTGGTCCCACCTGGTTTGGGTTATACGGCTCGCAAGTTGAACTCTCAAACGGCGCCACCGTAACCGCCGACGACGCCTTCATTACCGAGTCGATCAGCAACCCGCAGGCAAAGATCGTCAAGGGCTTTGAAACGGTTCAGATGGTTCAATACACATTTACTCCCGACGAACTCTCGGCAATCGTCGCATATATCAAAACGATCAAGTAG
- a CDS encoding cbb3-type cytochrome c oxidase subunit I, which yields MFLLAVGGTFALIFRSELAASGLDFLTLELDVFNQNGPQIYNTLMSLHGMIMIVSILLGISGIMNYVVPLLVGAHDMAFPRMNAFAYWVAVPASVLLLLALILGGFDTAGLVILRFPRAPRLACKCSFWACSQPVGRPSSAR from the coding sequence TTGTTCCTCCTCGCGGTTGGCGGTACTTTTGCGCTAATCTTCCGCTCGGAACTTGCCGCATCGGGCTTGGATTTCCTCACCCTTGAACTCGATGTCTTCAATCAGAACGGTCCTCAGATCTACAACACGCTCATGTCGCTTCACGGCATGATCATGATCGTCTCGATCCTGCTCGGTATCTCGGGCATTATGAATTATGTCGTTCCGCTTTTGGTGGGCGCGCACGATATGGCATTCCCGCGCATGAACGCCTTCGCGTACTGGGTGGCTGTGCCAGCTTCTGTTTTATTGTTGCTTGCGTTGATCCTCGGCGGTTTTGACACGGCTGGACTGGTTATCCTCCGCTTTCCTCGCGCGCCCCGCTTGGCGTGCAAATGTTCTTTCTGGGCGTGTTCACAGCCGGTTGGTCGTCCATCCTCGGCGCGTTGA